The Myxosarcina sp. GI1 genome contains the following window.
CAAGAGCGAGACGAGTGGGTAATTTTAATTCAAGGAGAAGCTAAGATAAGCTTTCAAAATGATTTATGTTTTAACCTCGATCGCGGTGACTACTTATATATTCCCGCTCATCAAAAACATCGTGTAGAGTATACGAGTGCTTATCCTGCTTGTATCTGGCTGGCTATACATTTTAAGTAATTAATTGTGGCTGTTCGAGCGATCGCTACCGCCGATTTTGGCAATAATCTAGATCGGCAATAGCTCGATTGTAATAGTCCCCCAACCAACGGTCGAAAACTTGTTCTTTGGTAGCGCGATCGCGGATAAAAGTATTAACCCAGTAACGCCAGCGCTCGTCACCAGCAGGTAAGATTAGTCCATAATACTCGCAGGTAAGAGGATATTCGGGT
Protein-coding sequences here:
- a CDS encoding cupin domain-containing protein, whose translation is MANIFDLPTQLPPEELFQTLFNNKNILIERIVSTGQTTLPGEWYDQERDEWVILIQGEAKISFQNDLCFNLDRGDYLYIPAHQKHRVEYTSAYPACIWLAIHFK